aatataaaattattatattaattaatcatattaataaaatatataaaaaatatatataaaaataattatatgtaataaaattctttaaaaattcacGAGGTCATCTTAGATATGTACCAGTTGTATTTGGAGGGTAAAGTCAtcttagatattttataaataataataataaaatataaaataataaaaaaataagtgaaaagtaacgatatttataaaaagaaaaaaaatagactagAAATAGAAAATTGGATTTCCCTCTGAAGTGAGATCAGTGATCCACAGGCAGTGGACAGTGGACACGACTAGAGAAGACGTACGCTTGTAGAATACCCTAGAGAGATCTACTGCGTCGTGTCCGGGTGTATATGACATGAAAGACGAGAGACGAAAACGACGGATATGTGGAGCATAGCGAGTGAAAGAAACGTTTGGAGCTATTCACATGGATAACCACGAACTTCGATCTCAACATGTGGACGGTGGATATCCCACACGACCACGATAAATTGAGGTCATGGGTCTGCTCCAGAAACTTGTTCTGCCTACCCACTTACCCTTGGTTTTATCCATCTTCAGTTTTGCTTTCCCTTTTCTgaaaaaaacagaagaaaatgTCGTGCTGCGGAGGAAACTGTGGCTGCGGCACTGGCTGCAAGTGCGGCTCTGACTGTGGAGGGTAACCTTCTGTAACTCCTAGTGATTTTTGTCTCAAAAGTTGATGCCTATTTTGTTGTGTTTGAAAATCGATCACTTTGCATGTTCATGATGGGTTCTTCTTGCTCGATAAGATCTAGGTTGGAAGTTGTACGTGTTCCTCATGAGTCTCTCAGTTCCTTTTGGATCAGAGAGCTTGTTCAACGTTGATCTTCctcttttttaatcataaaggaaaaaatatttttggtgaTGATGGGCGTTTGCATGCAATATGCACAAGGAACTAAGAAATGATCATATGTTTCTCATCTTCATTATGCCAAAATTCTTAATTGTCATGGCTGTTTTGAGAACAAATCtagttttttaacatatttcttTCCTGACCATCTACGAATTTATGGGTTTGTGGATTTTTAATTTTGCTGCTGCAGATGCAAGGAGAACCCTGACATCAGCTACACGGAGAGCACGACCACCGAGAAGGTTGTTGGTGTTGCTCCCCAGAAGAcgtatgtatatattatttgaaatctcCAAATCATTGTCATTTCGGACAAAAAACTAATGTTAGTGTGTGATCATTATGAACTATATATGCAGACACTCTGAGGGTTCTGAGATGGGCGTGGGAGCTAAGAATGGAGGCTGCAAGTGCGGATCCAACTGCACCTGCGACCCTTGCAATTGTAAATGAGATAGATCTTAGCCTTTAAAGCAGAGATGGCCTTGTCTTTGAAAGCTAATAAATAGCGagcatataaaataaataaatatgcgtGTCGagtcttttattaatataaagtaGCCATGTCTGTCTTTCTGCAAATCTTTCTAGTCTAAAAGGTTTGCATGGGTGTTTGCTTTCTTATCTTTGTATGATAGCAGTAAGTGTGGTATGATGGAGAGGGTCTGTCTCTGCTTTGGTATATATGGGGGAAGGAGTTGAGAGCTTTTGATAAGCGAATGAAACCTTTTATCAGTTTGGAAAGCTAGCAATTTCTGTTTTACTGTGTTAATTTATCGATTGTACAAGTAAAAGAAAGTAAGCATAGAATAAAAGATGAGAACCATCGATGATGAGATAGATACTGCAGTGTGAAGCCTCCGCCGTATGTTGTGCGGCTTCTGTGACGCAATTATCATGCCATTATGCTTGATTGTCGAATCTTGCGGGTGTGACACTTTTTACAAAGTAATGCtgagtatttatataaaataattacgttaatcaatcacattttaaaatatataaaaataattatacgtaataaaattctttaaaatttcGAGAGGTCATCTTAGATATGTACTAGTTGTATTTAGAGGGTACAGTCAtcttagatattttataaataataataataaaatattaaataatagtataaaataataaaaaaataagtaaaaagtaacgatatttataaaaaaaaatggactaGAAATAGAAAATTGGATGATGTTCCCTCTGAAGTGAGATCAGTGATCCCACAGGCAGTGGACGGTGGACACGACTAGAGAAAACGTACGCTTGTAGAACACCCTAGAAAAATCTACTGCGTCGTGTCCGGGTGTACACGACATGAAAGACGAGAGATGAAAACGACGGTTACGTGGAGCATAGCGAGTGAAAGAATCGTTTGGAGCTGTACGTATGGATAACTTCGATCTCAACATGTGGACGGTGGATATCCCACACGACCACGATATAAATTGAGGTCATGGATCTGCGCCGGAAACTCGTTCTGCCTACCCACTTACCTTTTATCAATCTTCAGTTTAGCTtttccattttctgaaaaaaacagaggaaaatgTCGTGCAGCGGAGGAAACTGTGGTTGTGGCTCTGGCTGCAAGTGCGGCTCTGACTGTGGAGGGTAACCTCCTGCAACTCCTAGTTACTTTTGTCTCAAAAGTTAATGCCTATTTTGTTGTGTTTGAAAATCGATCACTTTGCATGTTCATGATGGGTTCTTCTTGTTCGATAAGATCTAGGTTGAAAGTTGTCCATGTTCCTCATGAGTCTCTCAGTTCCTTTTGGATCAGAGCTCGTTGAACGTTGATCTTCCTCATTTTTAAtcataaaggaaaaaataatatttttggagacgAATGGTCTTATGGGCGTTTGCATGCAATATGCACTTGGAACCGAGAAATGATTATATGTTTCTCACCTTCATTATGCCAAAATTCTTGCCCAATTCATGGCTGTTTTGTTGAGAACAAATCtagttttttaacatatttcttTCATGAACATCTACGAATTTATGGGTTTGTGGATTTTTAATTTTGCTGCTGCTGCAGATGCAAGATGTACCCTGACTTGAGCTACCTGGAAAGCACGACAACCGAGACACTTATTGTTGGTGTTGCTCCCCAGAAGAcgtatgtatatattatttgaaatctcCAAATCATTGTTATTTCGGACAAAAAACTAATGTTAGTGTATGATCATTATGAACTATATATGCAGACACTATGAGGGTTCTGAGATGGGCGTGGGAGCTGAGAATGGAGGCTGCAAGTGCGGATCCAACTGCACCTGTGACCCTTGCAATTGTAAATGAGATAGATCTTAGCCTTTAAAGCAGAGATGGTCTTGTCTTTGAAAACTATATTAAAT
This genomic interval from Carya illinoinensis cultivar Pawnee chromosome 10, C.illinoinensisPawnee_v1, whole genome shotgun sequence contains the following:
- the LOC122279170 gene encoding metallothionein-like protein 2 isoform X3; this translates as MSCCGGNCGCGTGCKCGSDCGGCKMYPDLSYLESTTTETLIVGVAPQKTHYEGSEMGVGAENGGCKCGSNCTCDPCNCK
- the LOC122279170 gene encoding metallothionein-like protein 2 isoform X2, whose translation is MSCSGGNCGCGSGCKCGSDCGGCKMYPDLSYLESTTTETLIVGVAPQKTHYEGSEMGVGAENGGCKCGSNCTCDPCNCK
- the LOC122279170 gene encoding metallothionein-like protein 2 isoform X4, whose protein sequence is MSCCGGNCGCGTGCKCGSDCGGCKENPDISYTESTTTEKVVGVAPQKTHSEGSEMGVGAKNGGCKCGSNCTCDPCNCK
- the LOC122279170 gene encoding metallothionein-like protein 2 isoform X1 — protein: MSCCGGNCGCGTGCKCGSDCGGCKENPDISYTESTTTEKVVGVAPQKTCKMYPDLSYLESTTTETLIVGVAPQKTHYEGSEMGVGAENGGCKCGSNCTCDPCNCK